A stretch of Porites lutea chromosome 5, jaPorLute2.1, whole genome shotgun sequence DNA encodes these proteins:
- the LOC140938222 gene encoding putative leucine-rich repeat-containing protein DDB_G0281931 — MLGRYNIQPPSSDTTLFGNPFGILPVKVFKEMSANTTVAVTCKNLHQMPPGIYNALIECTPSSSFHVVFESSGDSKRRSLFRSGFSCTDCSSKQELTSGCSNCTFCMAGSYAGPEGSCIPCPAGGFYQSEVGQISCKNCSTGTYVSEERHPGKTPTDCHACPYGTLSNESAGHRACKCLRGFYRMDRFGSCSECPSHGIKCANDTAILAPNYYWKWPSEKEKRFYRNFLENIYTLEPPYDKRFSRFQGTLPQPQKCPYPRSCNGGVDSSCQDRFKGILCASCSINHYLRFNTCLECPRMVNTIISCVVVVLVFVAVFLVVLWGDSKGTENNRTVADVVMSCCKIVIGFYQVIAGIFSALVYVRWPVILISMEKYLNVVEGNILKFAPLSCIYSKLRPDPFLQFSLAVGINIFVVSLILLYLFLKKRHINNMEDSMSEKMIQISRLKKSCYRNIFLFLLLSYPVTSKKIIDILPLPGVCVNVCFSKSDCVSLLRADYSIHCFTPRHKIFWKIAAVFAFYPIAFPLMLLLPIYKYRLAETEKEIAFGLKVFYENYKEKYWFWETLEMYRKLLLISLILLFGSEGHSQIGFTLVITSASGIAYTLFRPIKGKFEDRLQTFVLWITFFNVCLGSLYGQSDGRKKHVENDSIFINVLFLLLNSSVLIVAAVKGFLYLKSTWRKVSSCLKQCFYLVCHPWCGCSCRQHENANEYISIQHED; from the exons GACACTTTTTGGTAACCCCTTCGGGATATTACCAGTAAAGGTGTTCAAGGAAATGTCTGCCAATACAACAGT GGCTGTGACATGTAAAAATTTACACCAGATGCCGCCAGGGATCTACAATGCCCTCAT TGAGTGTACTCCATCGTCATCCTTCCATGTAGTATTCGAAAGTAGTGGAGATTCAAAAAGACGTAGTCTGTTTCGCTCGGGCTTTTCATGTACTGATTGCAGTTCCAAACAAGAACTTACATCCGGGTGTTCGAATTGCACATTTTGTATGGCTGGTTCTTATGCTGGTCCTGAAGGCAGCTGTATTCCATGCCCTGCAG GAGGCTTTTACCAGAGCGAAGTGGGACAGATCTCCTGCAAGAATTGTAGCACAGGCACTTACGTTTCAGAGGAACGTCATCCTGGCAAAACTCCGACTGACTGTCACGCATGTCCGTACG GTACACTTTCCAATGAAAGTGCTGGTCATCGCGCATGCAAATGCCTTCGCGGATTTTACCGCATGGATCGTTTTGGCTCCTGCTCTGAATGCCCTTCTCACGGTATAAAGTGTGCCAACGATACAGCAATTCTAGCACCAAATTATTATTGGAAATGGCCaagtgaaaaggaaaaacgGTTTTATAGAAACTTCCTTGAAAATATTTACACACTGGAGCCTCCATACGACAAAAGATTCTCCAGGTTTCAGGGAACGCTACCCCAGCCCCAAAAATGTCCATATCCTAGATCCTGTAATGGCGGAGTTGACTCATCCTGTCAAGACAGATTCAAAGGAATTTTATGTGCCTCATGCTCTATCAACCACTACCTCCGATTTAACACGTGCCTGGAATGCCCAAGAATGGTTAACACAATCATATCATGCGTAGTCGTAGTTCTGGTATTTGTTGCGGTGTTTTTAGTGGTTCTTTGGGGTGACTCGAAAGGCACAGAAAACAATCGTACGGTTGCAGATGTCGTTATGTCTTGTTGCAAAATTGTTATTGGATTTTATCAAGTCATTGCTGGAATTTTTTCTGCGCTTGTGTATGTTCGATGGCCTGTTATTCTAATCTCCATGGAAAAATATTTGAACGTTGTTGAGGGTAACATACTGAAGTTTGCACCTTTAAGCTGCATTTACTCTAAATTGCGCCCGGATCCATTCCTACAATTTTCTCTCGCTGTTGGCATAAACATATTTGTTGTTTCTCTTATTCTTCTCTACCTCTTCCTGAAGAAACGCCACATAAACAATATGGAGGATTCAATGAGCGAAAAGATGATCcaaatatcgaggctgaaaaaGTCTTGCTACCGCAACATATTCTTATTTCTTCTGTTGTCTTACCCGGTGACAAGCAAGAAGATCATTGACATTCTGCCGTTGCCTGGTGTATGTGTCAACGTGTGCTTCAGTAAAAGCGATTGTGTCTCCCTACTGAGGGCTGATTACTCCATCCACTGCTTTACGCCTCGGCACAAGATCTTCTGGAAAATTGCTGCAGTGTTTGCCTTTTATCCTATTGCATTTCCGTTAATGCTGCTGCTTCCCATTTATAAATACCGACTGGCGGAAACGGAGAAAGAAATTGCCTTCGGCTTGAAGGTGTTTTATGaaaattacaaggagaaatACTGGTTTTGGGAAACACTTGAAATGTACCGCAAACTTCTCCTTATCTCCTTGATTCTTCTGTTTGGGTCAGAAGGCCACTCTCAGATTGGTTTCACTTTGGTCATAACAAGTGCCTCGGGGATAGCCTACACCCTTTTCAGGCCAATTAAAGGAAAGTTTGAAGATCGTCTCCAAACGTTTGTGCTTTGGATAACATTTTTCAACGTTTGCCTTGGCTCTTTATATGGTCAGTCTGATGGAAGGAAAAAACACGTGGAAAACGACTCCATTTTCATCAATGTTTTGTTCCTTCTCCTTAACAGCTCCGTCTTGATCGTGGCTGCAG TTAAGGGATTCCTTTACTTGAAGTCTACTTGGAGAAAAGTGTCTTCCTGTCTCAAGCAGTGTTTTTACCTGGTTTGCCACCCCTGGTGTGGATGTAGTTGCCGACAACACGAAAATGCTAATGAGTACATATCCATCCAACATGAAGATTGA